Within Oleidesulfovibrio alaskensis DSM 16109, the genomic segment ATAGAGGCCAGCTCCGCGGCACGTTCGATGACAGGAACCCGCTGCGCCCACAACCGCACTGTGCGTGAAGATGCCAGAGCCATTTCCAGCAGGTGTCCTCCGAGCCCGAAACCGGTCACGTCCGTAGCCGCTTTCAGCCGCATGGCGCGCAGTACCGAACCGGCAGCGGCATTAAGGTGCCCTGCCCACCTGAAAACCAGTTCCTCAATCTCGTCCGCACCGTCCCAGCGTGCCTTCAGTGCAGTGGCAAGCACGCCGGTGCCCAAAGGCTTTGTAAGCAACAGCTGGTCACCGGTCTGCAGTGCGGCATTGGAAGTAAAGCCGTCGGGGTCTACCACACCGGTTACGGAAAGGCCGAACTTGATCTCATCGTCTTCAACACTGTGGCCGCCGGCAAGTGAAGCCCGGGCATCACACAATGTGTCGTATCCCCCATGGATAATGGCCTGCAGAATATCCCGCGGCAAATCCTTGATGGGGAAACAAACAATGTTCATGGCACACCACGGCTCTCCACCCATGGCGTAGACGTCTGAAAGCGCATTGGCAGCTGCTATCCTGCCGAATTTGTAGGGATCATTCACAATGGGAGTGAAAAAATCCACTGTCTGCACAAGTGCTTTTCCCGCAGGAAAATGCAGAATCGCCGCGTCCTCATTATGTTCTCTGCCAACAATCAGCCGGTCGTCATGCTGGGCGCGTCCGGGCAGAGAAGCAAGAATCTGCTCCAGGTCCCCCGGAGCTATCTTTGCTGCTCAGCCTGCAGCTTTTACTTTATCAACCAGCGTGATGCGGGACATTGAAGCTTCCTTCAGCCTGTCGTGTTCAACGGCATTTTTTTGTCAAAAACTCGATAAAATGGCGTGCCGCCGGAAACAGCTGCCGCCGTGAGTGATAAATACAGAAAAACTCGCGGCGGACATCCAGTCCGTCCACTGTAATTTCAACCAGTTCGCCGCGTGAAAGAAATTCCGCAACAGCGATGCGGGAGGTGACACTAACCCCCAGTCCGGCGCGGACACATTGAATGACAGACTGCGAGCTGTCAACACAGGCCACTGGACGAAAACTCCGGCAATCGATGCCATGCGTTCCCAACGCTGCGGAAAAAATCTTCCATGTTCCGGAACCTGCTTCGCGCACGACCCAGGGCATATCCGCCAGCGATTCGCAAGAAACACTACCGCTGCGGGGAGCAAAATCCGGTGCGCCGATAATGATAAGCTCATCATCGATAATGGGAGTGAACACGATATCCGGCTGCTGGTCATGAGCACCTACCACACCGAGCGTAAGCTCACCTGCCCCGACTTTACGGATTATCTCGCCGGTATCTCCTGTACGCAGTTGTAACTGAACCTCAGGAAACGAACGCATATAAGCGGCCATAACCGGTGGCAACAGGTACTGGGCTGGAATGGTGCTGGCACCGACCGGAACTTCACCGGTAATGATATCCTGCAACTGGCTTATCTCCAGATGAGCAGTTTCAAGGCTGGCAAACGCGGTCATGGCATGCCGGTACAGGATTTCTCCGGCAGGCGTGGGCAAAACACCGCGGCCCATTCTGTCCAGCAGCCTGACATCCAGTTCCTTTTCCAGCGCAGAAACATGTGCGCTGATGGTGGGCTGAGACAAAAAAAGCTCATCGCCGGCTCGTGAAAAGCTGCGCAACTCATACACCTTGCAAAATGCTTCTAGCCTTCTGAAATCAATCATGTCTATGCAGTACATCGGCAAGACGGATAACGCAAGAGCATTGGGCCAATTGGGCTTTACACACATTACTGGCGCACAAAAAAAGTACCGGCCGCGCGCACACCTGCAAGCCGGATATGCGAGAGCAGAAGCAGGCTATCTCCCCGCGGACAAATATTCCGCACGGCATATGCGTCTGCGCCACTCCAAAAAGTTCTGTTTGCTGCGAACGACAGTACGGTAAATACAAGATGAAAAAGCGGGCTGGCTATTACGAAAAAGCGCAATCCGTAACGCCGAGTGAGGGGCTGGCCTTCAGCCATCATCTGCGGGCGAACATCTTTTGCAAAAAAAATCCGGAACCACAGGAACAACCTATTAAGCGTATGTAGTGCAAAACAGCAAAGTTTGCCGAAGGCCCGAGAGGTTACGACAAAGCAATGAAGCGCAACCGCACTGCAGAAACGTGCCACAACTGCAACGGACTGCAGATTAAGCAGAGTCCATGGGACAAAAAGGACTGAAGAAAAGCACAGTTCATACAAGACGAGGCACTGACAAGGCCAATCGAGTTGTCCGCCTTGAAGCCGGACATGGCAGCGGCTTTCTGGACACTTACAAGACTCTGGTGCCAACAGCGCCATAGCAGAGCAATCAGCACCCGTTTAAGCGCCTCTGCGCTTGCAGCGGTGAACAGGTTTCCGGAATCCGCAACGACAGTTTATCGCTCGGCTTATCACGGAAAAACGAGGCCTGCGAGGCTCATGTCCCGCTGGCTGCTCCCCCCTGCGGTATCCACATAAGAAACTCGGTACCGGACTATGATTGCAAGATGTACACTTCAGATCGCCGGCTGGTTGCAGAGCCCAAACTGCACGAGCTCTTCGGACAGTCTGTAACACTCGAAAATTCATCTATTATGAAATTTCAAAGAACATCTGAACAGGCCCGGGGAGCAAACGACTTTAAACACCTGCCCTCTTTTCATTCACAGAATTTACGCAACAAACTTTCCAGTGCACGCCTTTTCCCGCTGCAAAGGCGTAAGGGGCACTCCGGCACTACCACCACAGCCTACTTGCAGGTCCATTATCTGTCAGCCCCGCGCTTAGCTTCCCGGCAATGGTCCACCGAAGGCGCCGGACCAAGTTTACGCTCTTGACCTTATAACTTTCCTTAGCACCAAGTCTGGACATGCCTCCGGCACCACCTACTAAAGGGACCGGCGCGTCCGATAAAACCGGAGGCTACTCCAATCATCAGTCCTATGCTCTATCGCCTGCAGTTGCAGCCTCTTTAAAACAATGAACAAAACATCATCTGTTACTGATTTTCTAAAACGTTAAACAGCCAACCTTGTCGGAGTCTGCATACAAAAAGGGCGAACCTTACGGTTCGCCCTGAATAAGCTATACAAAAGCAAGTGACTACGCTTCAGCAGCGTCTTCAGCTTCCTCTTTTTCTGCTTTCTTGGGAGCTGCCTTCTTAGCAGGCTTTGCAGCCTTCTCTTCAGCAACTTCCCTGGCGGGAGCTTCCTTTGCGGCAGCCTCAGCGTCACCCAGACGGGTCAGCTCGATAACAGCCATAGGAGCATTGTCGCCGGGACGGGGAGCACCAAGCTTCAATACGCGGGTGTAACCACCGGGAACACCAACAAACTTGGGACCGATCTCGTCGAAAAGCCGCTTAACCAGCTGGTGGCTACCCAGAACCTTGTAAGCCTGACGACGGGCGTGCAGGTCGTTACGCAGTGCGAGGGTAATCAGCGGCTCGACAACTCCGCGCAATTCCTTGGCCTTAGCTTCGGTCGTGCGGATTTTACCGTACGTCAAAAGAGATTTGGCCATGTTGCGGAACAGAGCAGACCGATGCGAGGAACTCCTGTTCAGCTTTCTGCCGGATTTTCTATGCCTCATTTTGCTGCTTCCTCTTCAACCATTCCTGATATTTCTTCTCGAAGCCATCGACCTTCATGCCGAAATCGAGAGACATTTCGCCCAGTACCCGACGGATTTCGTCAAGCGACTTACGGCCAAAGTTCTTGGTTTTCAGCATTTCACCTTCGGACTTCTGCACCAGCTCGCCGACCAGCGAAATGTTGGCCGACTTCAGGCAGTTGGTGGCGCGAACAGAAAGTTCGAGCTCGTCAATGCCCTTGAACAGGTTTTCATTGACGTCAGAAGCAGAGCTTCTGCCTTCGTTTTCCTGTTCGGAAATACGCTCGTCAAAGTTGATGAAGACCGAAATCTGATCCTTGATGATCTTGGCACTGTACGCAATCGCATCCTCGGGGGATATGGAGCCGTCGGTCCACACTTCAAGGATGAGCTTGTCGTAGTTGGTCATCTGGCCAACGCGAGCCTGCTCCACCGTGTAGGCGACCTTGCGTACCGGCGAAAAGCTGGCATCAAGGGCAATAAGGCCGATCTCGTCGCTCAGCCCTTCGTGCATATCGGCAGGAACATAGCCCTTACCCATACGAACTTCGAGTTCGAAGGTCAGCTCAACGTCCTCAGTCAGCGTCATAAGATGCTGATCTGCATTCAGAACCATCACGTGCTGATTGCACTTGATGTCGCCGGCCTTAACTTCGCCGCTCTTGTTGACATGGAGCGCAAGGTGCTGAGGCTCCTCGGTATCCATGGCAAGACGGACCTGTTTAAGGTTGAGTACGATATCGGTAACGTCTTCAAGCACACCGGGAATGGTGGTGAACTCGTGCTGAACTCCAGAGATCTTTACGGCCACAAACGCGGCGCCCTGCAGGGACGCCAGCAGGACGCGACGCATGGCATTGCCGATGGTCGTTCCGTAGCCGCGCTCCAGAGGTTCGCAGACGAACTTGCCGTACATGGTGTCGGCGGATTCACTAGCCCGGGAGATTTGATCGGGCTTGACCAGCTCGGACCAGTTACGCGTGTTGATAAGCCTGTCGCCTTGTTTGATGAGCATGCTCGAACCTGCTTATTTGGAGTAAAGTTCGACGATAAGCTGTTCGCTCATCGGGAACTGGATGTCCTCGCGCTGCGGCAGGGCCTTGACTACACCACGGAAGTTGGGGCCGTCAGCTTCGAGCCAGGACGGGCAACCGCGACGTGCGATTACTTCCTGAGCCTCAGCGATAACCGGCATTTTGCGATTCTTTTCACGCACTTCAATCACGTCACCAACCTTAACCTGAATGGAAGGAATGGTAGCCTTGCGGCCATTGACGGTGAAGATGCCGTGACGAACCATCTGGCGGGCCTGACTACGGGAGTTGGC encodes:
- the rplQ gene encoding 50S ribosomal protein L17 encodes the protein MRHRKSGRKLNRSSSHRSALFRNMAKSLLTYGKIRTTEAKAKELRGVVEPLITLALRNDLHARRQAYKVLGSHQLVKRLFDEIGPKFVGVPGGYTRVLKLGAPRPGDNAPMAVIELTRLGDAEAAAKEAPAREVAEEKAAKPAKKAAPKKAEKEEAEDAAEA
- the selD gene encoding selenide, water dikinase SelD, producing the protein MSRITLVDKVKAAGUAAKIAPGDLEQILASLPGRAQHDDRLIVGREHNEDAAILHFPAGKALVQTVDFFTPIVNDPYKFGRIAAANALSDVYAMGGEPWCAMNIVCFPIKDLPRDILQAIIHGGYDTLCDARASLAGGHSVEDDEIKFGLSVTGVVDPDGFTSNAALQTGDQLLLTKPLGTGVLATALKARWDGADEIEELVFRWAGHLNAAAGSVLRAMRLKAATDVTGFGLGGHLLEMALASSRTVRLWAQRVPVIERAAELASMGLVPAGSYANKHYCESKVTIDAGVPTITADLVFDAQTSGGLVLAVPGSRLDEAVSRLHDAGEFVAHIGEVTDRQSASLHLAAV
- a CDS encoding selenium metabolism-associated LysR family transcriptional regulator, giving the protein MCVKPNWPNALALSVLPMYCIDMIDFRRLEAFCKVYELRSFSRAGDELFLSQPTISAHVSALEKELDVRLLDRMGRGVLPTPAGEILYRHAMTAFASLETAHLEISQLQDIITGEVPVGASTIPAQYLLPPVMAAYMRSFPEVQLQLRTGDTGEIIRKVGAGELTLGVVGAHDQQPDIVFTPIIDDELIIIGAPDFAPRSGSVSCESLADMPWVVREAGSGTWKIFSAALGTHGIDCRSFRPVACVDSSQSVIQCVRAGLGVSVTSRIAVAEFLSRGELVEITVDGLDVRREFFCIYHSRRQLFPAARHFIEFLTKKCR
- a CDS encoding DNA-directed RNA polymerase subunit alpha, with the protein product MLIKQGDRLINTRNWSELVKPDQISRASESADTMYGKFVCEPLERGYGTTIGNAMRRVLLASLQGAAFVAVKISGVQHEFTTIPGVLEDVTDIVLNLKQVRLAMDTEEPQHLALHVNKSGEVKAGDIKCNQHVMVLNADQHLMTLTEDVELTFELEVRMGKGYVPADMHEGLSDEIGLIALDASFSPVRKVAYTVEQARVGQMTNYDKLILEVWTDGSISPEDAIAYSAKIIKDQISVFINFDERISEQENEGRSSASDVNENLFKGIDELELSVRATNCLKSANISLVGELVQKSEGEMLKTKNFGRKSLDEIRRVLGEMSLDFGMKVDGFEKKYQEWLKRKQQNEA